The segment GTCTCGCGATTCTATTTGAAGATTCATGATACTCTGCCTGTTGGTTCGGCGGTCTCGACCCGCCGGCGCATGGCTAGAAGCGTGCGGCCCAGCTCGATGCGGCCGCGGTTGATCCGGCTCTTGACCGTTCCCTCGGGAAGCCGGAGCTGGTCCACGATTTCCTGATAGGTAAGCTCCTTGATATCGCGGAGTATGACCGCCTGGCGCAGCTTGCGCGGCAGGCTGGCGAGCGCCTCGAGGAGCATCTGCCTCTTGTCATGCAGCTCGATGCGTCGATGCGGGTCGAAACGTCCCGAGGGCATTTCCTCGAGGGGCATCTCTTGGTGGACGAGCATCTCGCGCTCGCGACGGCCGCTGCGGTAGTGATCGATGCAGTGATTTCGACTGACGGAGTAGAGCCAGGTACCGAAATCGGCGTTTCGATCGAACTTGTCGAGGGAGCGGAAGACCCGGAGAAAGATCTCCTGGGCGAGGTCCTGGGACTCCTCGTAGCGGCCGGTGAACTTGTACGCGATGCCGAAAACCCTGCGTCGGTAACGACGTACGATCTCCTCCCAGGCGCCCTCCGCCTCGTCCCCGCGGGCCAAACACCGCTCGATGAGGACGCGGTCCTCCAGGTTTGACAAGATGATGATCTCTCGTTCGGGATGCTCCACGTCAGCGAATCCCTTTGGATCGAGCCGGAACGTTACACGGGCTCGGCCGCGCGCGTGACGGTCGTTCACTCGGCCGAGCTGAGGCCATTCTACCATGCGGCCTCGGGGTCGGATCGCACGGGCTCGCAGCCGCTACTTCTTCGGGAGATCGGGCTTTCTCGCGTTCACCCAGGCCGTGTACCAGAAACTCGACGCGTCCAGCGCCACGCCGCCCAACAGGCTTTCGAGAACGGCCTCGGCTCGGATCCACATCCCTTCGTAATAGAAGCGGTCGTAGCTCTTGACACCGCGGCGCGAGAGATAATCGAAATAGAGCAGATTGTCCACCCAGATGAAGCTCTTCAGCGGAATGGAAACCGCGTAATCGGCGGGTTGATCCAGGTAGACCGCGCTGGGAGTCGACACTTTGAGCTTCCCGCTGAAGGCGTCGAGGAGACGTGAGTCGAATCGCTCCCGTAAGCCCTCCTGGCTCGTGGGCTCCCCGTCACCGAGTCGCGACACGTTGGCAGGTACGTAGAGCTCACCCACGTAATAGGCGATCGCCACGGATTGATCGGCGGCCGCCTCGAAGTCCCCGGTGCTGAAAGCCTCGACGAGGGCCTCGTAGCTCTCGATGAGGCGCCACGGGAGGTCTCCTGCTTCCTCGATCGTCTCCTCACCGTACTTCCTCACGGCGAGCTTGCGGTCGATCGGCAAGCCGTCGAAAGGGAACGGCTCGAGACGATCGACCTCGAAAACCAGGCGTGGCCCGAATCGCGTCGGATCGGATATGGCTTCGCCCAGCGACACCTTGCGGTCCTCGTAGAAGCTCTTGAGCGGCTTCGGCAGGGCATCGATGGCTTTTTCCAGCGTGAGGCGATGCCCCGCGTCGTTCCACGCCCGAGCCGTTCCTCGGAGCAACGCAGAACCAAGGGTTCCAGTGGCGATGAGCAAGACGGTCCATCGGGTCAATCGAGAGCTCGGCATCGTGGATCGAATCTCCTGTGGCTCGGCGAGTCGTTGCCTCGACGCCCCAACGTCGTCAGTTCGACCGTCGACGGTGGCGAGCGAGGCTGCGGCCTTCGTCATCGACCCGCGTTGTCGAGCGTGGACGCCGCCCCGGGCGCCATTCGAGTCCCCATTCTAGTCAACGAGTTGCAGCCGGTCAACGAGCGGGAGCAACGCTCAAGGAACGCGGGCGAGAGTGAGCACGTCGACCGATCCCGCCCCGCCCGCCACAAGGGCCGAAGCCGCCGCCTCGGCCGTCGCGCCCGTGGTGAAGACGTCGTCGACGAGGAGGAGATTCGCTCCCGCAAGCGAGCCCGGGAGGTTCGCGCGAAAACTGCCGGCCAGGTTGCGACGCCGCGCGCTCGCCGACAGCCCGGTCTGGGGCGGCGTTTCCCTCTTCTTCTCGAGCACCCGCGGAGCGAAGGCGATTCCGGCACGACGGGCAACCGCCCGGGCAATGACCGCGGACTGGTTGTAGCCCCGTTCGCGCC is part of the Vicinamibacteria bacterium genome and harbors:
- a CDS encoding RNA polymerase sigma factor — encoded protein: MEHPEREIIILSNLEDRVLIERCLARGDEAEGAWEEIVRRYRRRVFGIAYKFTGRYEESQDLAQEIFLRVFRSLDKFDRNADFGTWLYSVSRNHCIDHYRSGRREREMLVHQEMPLEEMPSGRFDPHRRIELHDKRQMLLEALASLPRKLRQAVILRDIKELTYQEIVDQLRLPEGTVKSRINRGRIELGRTLLAMRRRVETAEPTGRVS